One window from the genome of Anopheles coluzzii chromosome X, AcolN3, whole genome shotgun sequence encodes:
- the LOC120954669 gene encoding cytochrome P450 307a1: MAYTGLILAVLTIILSVVCYFKILYEWHRKVRIQTVRPSRLQKLATAATTLPQQSTTELMTFPQAPGPVPWPILGSLAFLGQYDVPFEGFTALAKKYGDLYSITLGSTRCLVVNNLDLIREVLNQNGRYFGGRPDFLRFHKLFGGDRNNSLALCDWSTLQQKRRNLARKHCSPSDASSYYQKMSDVGVMEMHRFMDQLDEVVCPGKDFKVKPLIMQACANMFSEYMCSVRFDYNDQGFMSIVRNFDEIFWEINQGYAVDFLPWLAPFYHKHMSKLTRWSAEIRDFILERIVNEREQTLGDDDTERDFADALLKSLRLDPSVTRDTIMYMLEDFLGGHSAIGNLVMLALGYIAKHPEVGHRIQREIDRITERGKRNVTLYDTESMPYTVATIFEVLRYSSSPIVPHVATEDTCIAGYGVTKGTVVFINNYELNTSERYWSEPKRFNPSRFIETATLAQIRTDLRDSPTAKQDLTNIIKTNGVSSENERTLQIERVRKNIPHFLPFSIGKRTCIGQNLVRGFSFIIIANILQKYDVHSNDLSLIKMYPACVAVPPDTYPLAFTQRSTVAA, translated from the exons ATGGCTTACACCGGGCTGATTCTGGCCGTGCTGACCATCATACTGTCGGTCGTGTGCTACTTCAAGATACTGTACGAATGGCACCGGAAGGTGCGCATTCAGACCGTACGGCCGTCCCGACTGCAGAAGCTGGCCACCGCTGCCACCACCCTCCCACAGCAATCAACCACCGAGCTAATGACGTTCCCGCAGGCTCCAGGCCCAGTGCCGTGGCCCATCCTCGGCAGCCTTGCATTTCTCGGCCAGTACGATGTGCCGTTCGAGGGCTTTACTGCCCTGGCGAAGAAGTACGGAGACCTGTACAGTATCACGCTCGGGTCGACCCGCTGCCTGGTGGTCAACAACCTCGACCTGATCCGGGAGGTGCTCAACCAGAACGGGCGCTACTTCGGCGGCCGACCGGACTTTCTGCGCTTCCACAAGCTGTTTGGCGGCGATCGGAATAACT CGCTCGCACTATGTGACTGGTCGACCCTGCAGCAGAAGCGACGCAACCTGGCCCGGAAGCACTGTTCGCCAAGCGACGCCTCCAGCTACTACCAGAAGATGAGCGACGTGGGCGTGATGGAGATGCACCGCTTCATGGATCAGCTGGACGAGGTGGTGTGCCCGGGCAAGGACTTCAAGGTGAAACCGCTAATTATGCAGGCGTGTGCGAACATGTTCAGTGAGTACATGTGCTCGGTAAGGTTCGACTACAACGACCAGGGATTTATGTCCATCGTGCGAAACTTTGACGAGATCTTTTGGGAGATCAACCAAGGATACGCGGTGGATTTTTTGCCCTGGCTCGCTCCTTTCTATCACAAGCACATGAGCAAGCTTACACGCTGGTCGGCCGAGATTCGGGACTTCATACTTGAACGGATTGTGAACGAGCGGGAGCAGACGCTAGGGGATGACGACACCGAGCGAGACTTTGCTGATGCACTGCTGAAAAGCTTACGGCTCGATCCGTCGGTAACGCGAGACACCATCATGTACATGCTGGAGGACTTCCTAGGTGGGCATTCAGCGATCGGCAATCTGGTGATGCTTGCGCTCGGCTATATCGCAAAGCATCCGGAAGTGGGTCACCGGATCCAGCGTGAGATCGATCGCATCACCGAGCGGGGCAAGCGAAACGTTACGCTGTATGATACCGAGAGCATGCCATACACGGTCGCGACAATTTTCGAGGTGTTACGCTACTCTTCCTCGCCAATCGTGCCCCACGTCGCGACGGAGGACACGTGCATAGCCGGATACGGTGTCACCAAAGGCACGGTCGTGTTCATCAATAACTACGAGCTGAACACGAGTGAGCGGTACTGGAGCGAGCCGAAGCGCTTCAACCCCAGCCGGTTCATCGAGACGGCTACACTCGCTCAGATCCGGACGGATCTACGCGATTCGCCGACCGCCAAGCAGGACCTGACCAACATCATCAAAACAAATGGTGTGAGCAGCGAGAACGAACGCACGCTTCAGATCGAACGAGTCCGCAAGAATATCCCACATTTTCTGCCGTTTAGTATTGGTAAACGGACCTGCATCGGGCAAAATCTGGTGCGCGGTTTcagcttcatcatcatcgccaacATCTTGCAGAAATACGACGTGCACTCGAACGACCTCAGCCTGATCAAGATGTACCCGGCTTGTGTGGCCGTGCCGCCCGACACCTACCCGCTCGCCTTTACACAGCGCTCGACGGTGGCTGCCTAG